taattgaAAGCAATCACATTAACGTACTTAATTGTTATCCAGAATTGATTTGATAGTGAAATAAAAATGGctacattggacctttaagaTCAATGCTCTACCTTCAAGTGGCTCTGGGTAATAGCGTCTGTTAAAGGACTCAAACGTAAACATAACCATTCTGACCTGTAATCTATTCAGTGCTGAGTCCTAGAGCTTCATGAAGAAAGAGCTGTTCAGAACACCGTGGTTCACAGTACCTCAGAGTTACACAGTACACAAACTAAACCCCCATAGAGACTCAGAGGTGATTCAGGGGAAACCGACCACCACATTCTTACTAGttgtgttttttgttcttcctctgtgTCCCAGCTGAGGTGACGTTCCGTTGGATATACAACGAGTTTCCGGTCTTCCTCCACCCGGATAAGCGTCGCTTCGTCTCTCAGAGCACCGGGAATCTGTACATCTCCAAGGTGGAGGCGTCAGACGCAGGGAACTACTCCTGCTATGTGTTCAACCCACAGATTGGCAAGGGAGTCTACTCCAAGTTTATCCCTCTCATATCTACAGAAGAGAGTGAGTAGCCTGTAGCTGTGATAcctgtatagtacactagtttATACCTGtgttacctacagtatatagtacactagtttatagctgtgttacctacagtatatagtacactagtttatagctgtgttacctacagtatatagtacactagtttatagctgtgttacctacagtatatagtacactagtttatagctgtgttacctacagtatatagtacactagtttatagctgtgttacctacagtatatagtacactagtttatAGCTGTGTTACCAAcagtatatagtacactagtttatAGCTgtgtatatagtacactagtttatacctacagtatatagtacactagtttatAGCTGTGTTACCTAGTTTATAGCTGTGTTAcagtatatagtacactagtttatAGCTGTGttacctatatagtacactagtttatAGCTGTGttacctatatagtacactagtttatAGCTGTGTTAcagtatatagtacactagtttatagctgtgttacctacagtatatagtacactagtttatAGCTGTGTTACCAACAGTATATAGTACACTAGCCTATAGCTGTGttacctatatagtacactagtataTAGCTGTtttacctacagtatatagtacactagtttatAGCTGTGttacctatatagtacactagtttatAGCTGTGTTACCTATATAGTACACCTGTGTtacctacagtatattacactagTATTTTATAGTACCTGtgttacctacagtatatagtacactagtttatagctgtgttacctacagtatatagtacactagtctaTAGCTGTGttacctatatagtacactagtataTAAAGCTGtgttacctacagtatatagtacactagtttatAGCTGTGttacctatatagtacactagtataTATAGCTGtgttacctacagtatatagtacactagtataTAGCTGTGttacctatatagtacactagtttatagctgtgttacctacagtatatagtacactagtttatAGCTGTGTTACcagtatatagtacactagtttatagttacagtatatagtacactatatagctgtgttacctacagtatatagtacactagtttatagctgtgttacctacagtatatagtacactagtttatagctgtgttacctacagtatatagtacaCTATTTTATAGCTGTGTTacttatatagtacactagtataTAGCTGTGttacctatatagtacactagtttatAGCTGTGttacctatatagtacactagtataTAGCTGTGttacctatatagtacactagtataTAGCTGTGttacctatatagtacactagtataTAGCTGTGttacctatatagtacactagtttatAGCTGTGttacctatttatttatttatttattttacctttatttaaccaggtaggcaagttgagaacaagttctcatttacaattgcgacctggccaagataaagcaaagcagttcgacagatacaacgacacagagttacatagtaaaacaaacatacagtcaataatacagtataaacaagtctatatacaatgtgagcaaatgaggtgagaagggaggtaaaggcaaaaaaggccatgatggcaaagtaaatacaatatagcaagtaaaacactggaatggtagttttgcaatggaagaatgtgctagaaataaaaataatggggtgcaaaggagcaaaataaataaataaataaaaattaaatacagttgggaaagaggtagttgtttgggctaaattataggtgggctatctacaggtgcagtaatctgtgagctgctctgacagttggtgcttaaatagtgagggagataagtgtttccagtttcagagatttttgtagttcgttccagtcattggcagcagagaactggaaggagaggcggccaaaggaagaattggttttgggggtgactagagagatatacctgctggagcgtgtgctacaggtgggagatgctatggtgaccagcgagctgagataagggggactttacctagcagggtcttgtagatgacatggagccagtgggtttggctacgagtatgaagcgagggccagccaacgagagcgtttaggtcgcaatggtgggtagtatatggggctttgtttatagattgcactgtgatagactgcatccaatttgttgagtagggtattggaggctattttgtaaatgacatcgccaaagtttataggatggtcagttttacaagggtatgtttggcagcatgagtgaaggatgctttgttgcgaaataggaagccaattctagatttaactttggattggagatgtttgatatgggtctggaaggagagtttacagtctaaccagacacctaagtatttgtagttgtccacgtattctaagtcagagccgtccagagtagtgatgttggacaggctggtaggtgcaggtagcgatcggttgaagagcatgcatttagttttacttgtatttaagagcaattggaggccacggaaggagagttgtatggcattgaagcttgcctggagggttgttaacacagtgtccaaagaagggccggaagtatacagaatggtgtcgtctgcgtagaggtggatcagggattcaccagatcaatgaatactgctgcacagtaatgtttcttatcgatggcgggtaagatatcgtttaggaccttgagcgtggctgtggtgcacccatgaccagctctgaaaccagattgcatagcagagaaggtatggtgagattcgaaatggtcggtaatctgtttgttgacttggctttcgaagaccttagaaaggcagggtaggatagatataggtctgtagcagtttgggtcaagagtgtccccccctttgaagagggggatgaccgcagctgctttccaatctttgggaatctcagacgacacgaaagagaggttgaacaggctagtaataggggtggcaacaatttcggcagataattttagtacctatatagtacactagtataTAGCTGTGttacctatatagtacactagtataTAGCTGTGttacctatatagtacactagtataTAGCTGTGttacctatatagtacactagtataTAGCTGTGttacctatatagtacactagtataTAGCTGTGttacctatatagtacactagtataTAGCTGTGttacctatatagtacactagtttatagctgtgttacctgtatagtacactatttTATAGCTGTGttacctatatagtacactagtataTAGCTGTGttacctatatagtacactagtttatagctgtgttacctgtatagtacactatttTATAGCTGTGttacctatatagtacactacttttgaccattgtCTTTGCTTTGTCTTCAGCTCTGGGTAGATGTTACGCCTAGgctcagatctaggatcagcttaaaCCCTCCCCAAAATCTAAGATGTTTCTTTAGATGTAAAGAcacaaaactgaccttagatcagtgtctaggtaGAGGTGCATCCTAGCCACAGATCTGGGATCATGTTACACTCTGCGAAATCTCTCCCTTAACATTAGGctggaaaaaaaacacaaaactgacCATACATCAATGTCTTTTGGGCAACTCCATAGTGTTGACCTATGACCCTTTCATCCCCATAGCCCCAGAGAAGAGATACAAGGCCGACCTCGTAGTGAAGTTCCCTGACACCACAGCTATGCTCAACTACAACGTCACACTGGAGTGCTTCGCTCTGGGAAAGTGAGTCAGAATATGGAAATGACAGATATTTAGCTACTGATGAAACAAACACAAAGACTTTGGGGACTTTTGTTCACTTGTCACACTGCAACTAGAGAAGATGGCATCCATTTGCTTACACATATTTTGTGAAACAGTTATGTATGCCTTATAAAGGGCTTATGGAGGATTCATTAAGCCTTCATAAGACACAAGGCCTTCCATTTGAGACATAACCGGGCTTAGTTAGTTCCTTCTTCTCTTGTTGTCTTTGCGTCCAGTCCGGCCCCTCATATCGTCTGGAGGAAGATAGGTGCTACCGACCTGCCTGCCAGCGCTCAGGTCAGCATGTCTGGAGCGCTGCTCCACCTCTACAACGTCCAGTATGAAGACTCAGCAGGGTACGAGTGTGAGGCCATCAACCAGAAATGGCAAGACTGGCATCAGGCGTGGCTCTATGTAGAGGGTAAGATACCAAACTCCATCTCTACAGTGTTACAATAAGAGAAGAGGTTAAGATACCAAACTCCATCTCTACAGTGTTACAATAAGAGAAGAGGTTAAGATACCAAACTCCATCTCTACAGTGTTACAATAAGAGAAGAGGTTAAGACACCAAACTCCATCTCTACAGTGTTACAATAAGAGAAGAGGATAAGATACCAAACTCCATCTCTACAGTGTTACAATAAGAGAAGAGGGTAAGATACCAAACTCCATCTCTACAGTGTTACAATAAGAGAAGAGGATAAGATACCAAACTCCATCTCTACAGTGTTACAATAAGAGAAGAGGGTAAGACACCAAACTCCATCTCTACAGTGTTACAATAAGAGAAGAGGGTAAGACACCAAACTCCATCTCTACAGTGTTACAATAAGAGAAGAGGGTAAGATACCAAACTCCATCTCTACAGTGTTACAATAAGAGAAGAGGGTAAGACACCAAACTCCATCTCTACAGTGTTACAATAAAGAAGGGTAAGACACCAAACTCCATCTCTACAGTGTTACAATAAGAGAAGAGATACCAAACTCCATCTCTACAGTGTTACAATAAGATACCAAACTCCACCAAACTCCATCTCTACAGTGTTACAATAAGAGAAGAGGGTAAGATACCAAACTCCATCTCTACAGTGTTACAATAAGAGAAGAGGGTAAGACACCAAACTCCATCTCTACAGTGTTACAATAAGAGAAGAGGGTAAGATACCAAACTCCATCTCTACAGTGTTACAATAAGAGACGAGGGTAAGACACCAAACTCCATCTCTACAGTGTTACAATAACAGATCTGATATACAGTACGTAGCACTTGCTTctaacactttacattacaaTGTTAGTACCACTAACACTAATATCTGATTTACTGTAAACCAAAACATATACACGGTTTCattgtagtgtgtatgtgtttcaacattttaaattgtgttttgATTGACAGCTGCTCCTGAGTGGGCTGTGACCATCAACAACACCCAGAAGGACGTAGGGTCAGAACACACCATGTCCTGTGTAGCTAATGGGAAGCCTGGCCCATACATCCGATGGCTCAAGGATGGATACTCGGTAAAGATGCCTGTCCTCCCCCTGCTGGCTGTCATTCTTTAAAGGGCAACTTCACCGTCAAAATCAAAATTGGACAGATGATCACAAACTCCTTAAAGGGATACatgtatctacttccccagagtcagatgaacttgaggataccatttgtatgtctctgtgtccagtatgaaggaagttagaggtagttatgAGGGCCAAtgttaactagcgttagcgcaatgattGGATGTCTATGGGTCTTTGCTAGCATGCTTTTGTGGTAGGTGTTTTAATTAACACCAACCACAATTAATGTACATCTGTTGTGTAGATCCACTGTATAAGGATAGGGAAATAAGCTGGACTTGATCTCAATTCAATAGGAAAGATTGGCACCATCTTATCTAGTACTAATTCAATAGGAAAGATGAGAACCATCTTATCTAGTACTAATTCAATAGGAAAGATGGGCACCATCTTATCTAGTACTAATTCAATAGGAAAGATGGGCACCATCTTATCTAGTACTAATTCAATAGGAAAGATTGGCACCATCTTATCTAGTACTAATTCAATAGGAAAGATGGGCACCATCTTATCTAGTACTAATTAAATAGGAAAGATGAGAACCATCTTATCTAGTACTAATTCAATAGGAAAAATGGGCACCATCTTATCTAGTACTAATTCAATAGGAAAGATGAGAACCATCTTATCTAGTACTAATTCAATAGGAAAGATTGGCACCATCTTATCTAGTACTAATTCAATAGGAAAGATGGGCACCATCTTATCTAGTACTAATTCAATAGGAAAGATTGGCACCATCTTATCTAGTACTAATTCAATAGGAAAGATGGGCACCATCTTATCTAGTACTAATTCAATAGGAAAGATGGGCACCATCTTATCTAGTACTAATTCAATAGGAAAGATGGGCACCATCTTATCTAGTACTAATTCAATAGGAAAGATGGGCACCATCTTATCTAGTACTAATTCAATAGGAAAGATGGGCACCATCTTATCTAGTACTAATTCAATAGGAAAGATGGACACCATCTTATCTAGTACTAATTCAATAGGAAAGATGGGCACCATCTTATCTAGTACTAATTCAATAGGAAAGATGGGCACCATCTTATCTAGTACTAATTCAATAGGAAAGATGGGCACCATCTTATCTAGTACTAATTCAATAGGAAAGATTGGCACCATCTTATCTAGTACTAATTCAATAGGAAAGATGGGCACCATCTTATCTAGTACTAATTCAATAGGAAAGATGGGCACCATCTTATCTAGTACTAATTCAATAGGAAAGATGGGCACCATCTTATCTAGTACTAATTCAATAGGAAAGATGGGCACCATCTTATCTAGTACTAATTCAATAGGAAAGATGGGCACCATCTTATCTAGTACTAATTCAATAGGAAAGATTGGCACCATCTTATCTAGTACTAATTCAATAGGAAAGATGGGCACCATCTTATCTAGTACTAATTCAATAGGAAAGATGGGCACCATCTTATCTAGTACTAATTCAATAGGAAAGATGGGCACCATCTTATCTAGTACTAATTTTTTCCCAGTATGGTAAAGGTGAGCTGAAGTTCTCCAGTCTGACGTTTGAGGACTCTGGGATGTACCAGTGTATCGCTGAGAACTACTGGGGTATCATCTACGCCAGCGCTGAGCTACGTGTCATTGGTGAGTGTATAACACAACCTACCTATGATTGGTTAGTCTGTAACACAAACTACATGTGATTGGTTAGTCTGTGCCCTGAACTGCACCTCATTGGTTCAACGAGCACACCCCCACCGTGTTTCTAGTTTTGATTCTGGGAATATAAAAAACGATAGTCATCAACTATAGCAACGACAAAGTTGTCAGTTATACACACAGTCCTCATAGATAATTACATCCAACCACTTCCCTACCCCATCCCAGCTTGTGCCCCGACGTTTGAGTTGAACCCAGTGAAGAAGTATCTTCTAGGAGCTAACAACGGCCGTGTGGTCATAGAGTGTAAGCCCAGAGCTGCCCCCAGACCCAGGTTCACCTGGACCAAGGGAAAAGAAGTGCTCTTCAACAACTCACGGTAAATAAGGATTTCTTTGTGGGAATTTGATTTCAACGTAAAGGCATTACAAATACAAAtgtttggttggttgattgattgtttgGTTGTTTGATTAATtggttgttggttggttggttggttgtttgaTTAATtggttgttggttggttggttggttggttgtttgaTTAATtggttgttggttggttggttgtttgaTTAATtggttgttggttggttggttggttgtttgaTTAATtggttgttggttggttggttggttgattgattgattgattaattggttgttggttgattgattggtttattgattgattggctggctggttgattgattggttggtttattgattgattggttggctggttgattgattggttggttggttggtttattgattgattgattagatGGTTGATTGGTTGGTCGGTTGGTTGATTTATTGACATCTGAGTTTGTTATTCATCAGAGCAACTGTAGGAGAATCTTGTcaaacatttgaaagaaaaccaatACTGTATGGTTGTGAATGGCGTGTTTCCTTCCCTCCATAGTATCTCCATCATGTTTGATGGGAGTCTGGAGATCCTGAATGCCACCAGGAATGATGAGGGGGTGTACACCTGCTTAGCTGAGAATGACAGAGGGAAGGCCAACAGTACAGGGACTCTGACCATCACAGGTATCACTCTCCATCCAGCTTTACACAGCTGTCTAAAATGTGCCCTGGTATTGATCTACCTTGAATGTTCATGTGTAGTTATTGAGGACGTTGGGGACATTCAACCATCTGTTGTCTCATTATTTGATCCCATTCTGATTCTGTATTGACACGAGTACTGTTCTTTAAAGCTGGGTCTGTGTACAGCCAGCATAATGTTGCACAGTGTGAGTCAACAGtcttctcttctgtgtgtgtgtgtgtgtgtgtgtgtgtgacacagaggCGACACAGATCACAGTAGCCCCAGAGGACACTCAGGTGATGGTAGGAGAGGAGGTGCATCTGCAGTGCCAGGCCTCCTTTGACCCCAGTCTGGACATCACCTTCATCTGGTCTCTGGATTTCAGGGTCATCGACTTCTACCTAGAGTGGAAGCACTATGAACGCATCATGGTAGGAGGGATAGCACAAaccagcagggttggggtcaattccatatCAGTTCAGtatattcaggaagtacactggaATTCACCTGTTTCTCAGGTGATGTACCAGTGTGTGAAGTGTttaaccctgtctctctgtccatccaggatggtgaggacagtgtgtgaaccttgtctctctgtccatccaggatggtgaggacagtgtgtgaaccttgtctctctgtccatccaggatggtgaggacagtgtgtgaaccttgtctctctgtccatccaggatggtgaggacagtgtgtgaaccttgtctctctgtccatccaggatggtgaggacagtgtgtgaaccttgtctctctgtccatccaggATGGTGAGGACAGTGTTtaaccttgtctctctgtccatccaggATGGTGAGGACAGTGTTTAAccctgtctttctgtccatcCAGGATGGTGAGGACAGTGTTTAAccctgtctttctgtccatcCAGGATGGTGAGGACAGTGTTTAAccctgtctttctgtccatcCAGGATGGTGAGGACAGTGTttaaccctgtctctctgtccatccaggATGGTGAGGACAGTGTttaaccctgtctctctgtccatccaggATGGTGAGGACAGTGTttaaccctgtctctctgtccatccaggATGGTGAGGACAGTGTttaaccctgtctctctgtccatccaggatggtgaggacagtgtgtgaagTGTTgaaccctgtctctctgtccatccaggatcgtgaggacagtgtgtgaaccttgtctctctgtccatccaggatggtgaggacagtgtgtgaagTGTttaaccctgtctctctgtccatccaggATCGTGAGGACAGTGGAGAGCTGAAGATAATGAATGTCCAGTTGAGACACGAGGGACGCTACACCTGTACAGCCCAGACTGTCGTGGACAACGTCACCGCGTCAGCGGACCTCAAGATCAAAGGTCTTCCTGCTCCTCCCGGTGGGGTGAGGGTTGAGGAGATCAGGGACACCTCGGTGAAGCTGGTGTGGAACCGAGGGGCCGACCATGGCAGCCCCATCCTTGGGTACACCATCCAGACCAGAGACTTCTACGCACTAACTGAAGTGGACTGGAGGGACGCATCCACCTGTAAGTACAGGAGTATACCACTAGAGGACGTAATTACTCTACAGCTGACAGCAACAACATGAAAACAGTAGCCTTTAATGCTTAAcatactactctctctctatctctctctcgctgtatctctcattctctctctctctttatttatcttTTGCGTGCcccctacctccctttctctctctctatccctcctctctctctctctctctctctctctctctctctctctctctctctctctctctctctctctctctctctctctctctctctctctctcagcccctacgGCCCTGGATCGCATGTCAGTGATGGCTGATGTTGTGGACCTGTACCCCTGGATGGAGTATGAGTTCAGGGTCTATGCTACTAATGAGTTTGGAGACGGGGAGGCCAGCATCCCTTCAATGAAGATCAAAACCTGGGACGCAGGTAGGGACCAGCCTGGGGcactaacatgttgttgttgcaaagaaatgtgtgtgtttctgtgtgagcgTCTAATAACACCTGTTGGTAACACACTCCACTGTGTCTCTCAGTGCCTGTGGTGGCCCCGACCAACGTTGGAGGCTACGGGGGTAAAGATGGAGAGTTGATCATCACATGGACAGTAAGTGTCTGagtttctctcttccctctgacACATTTCAACCCTTCTAACCATGTTCTGACCCAGCGTTCTTCAGTCCTGGTTGTGCAGAACTACACGGTTCACAGGCTGTTGCTCCAGTTAGTCACCAACCCACCTGATCCAattcatctatattttttaaatttgttttcgtacaactcttgttttagtttctgttctGATGTGCAATGTGCTTTTTTGTCTAAATACACCCACCTGTATTTTGTCATAATGTTTCATACAAAATCTATGGCATCTATTTAAAGTTACTAATGTGGTTTTTCTTTGAGCAGCTTTCAATCAAAATGTTGGTCAGTTTGGAATGTTGTGGGTCTTGATGATTAGGTAAATAACAAGGATGTGATCTTCCTCTGTCATCTTCCATCCATAGCCCGTACAGCCACAGTACTTCTATGGTAAGAAGTTTGGCTACGTTGTGGCCTTCAAGCCTCATGATGATGTTGACTGGTGGTATGAGACCATATCAGACCCAGAGACACGACGCTACGTCCATCGAGACGCCTCTTTCAGGGTCAAGTCGAACGACTTCCAGGTCAGGGAGTTCCAGGTGAAGGTGAAGACGTTTAACTCCAAAGGAGATGGACCCTACAGCCTGTCGACCACTATCTACTACCCACGAGATGGTGAGGGTCgtactaacccctaacccctaaccccatgAGATGGTGGGGTcatactaacccctaaccccacgAGATGGTGAGGGTCATACTAGCCCCTAACCCCACGAAATGGTGAGGGTCATACTACCCCACAGCCCCTAACCCCACGAAATGgtgagctaaccctaacccctaaccccacgAGATGGTGAGGgtcataacccctaaccccctaacccctaacccccatGAGATGGTGAGGGTCATACTGAGATGGTGAGGGTCTTACtaacccataacccctaaccccacgAGATGGTGAGGGTCgtactaacccaaaccctaacctttaACACAGACTGATGTACAACACGAGATGGTGAGGGTcatactaacccctaacccctaaccctgtgaGATGGTGAGCACTGAATTCCTAATCCCTTCCCCTAACCCCACGAGAtggtgatgtttttttatttttttaaaattcaacTTGGTCAGCACTTAATgaacccttccctaaccccatGGGTGACGAGATGCCTTTCatgttctctcaccctctccagaGGGATGTAcatactaacccctaacccctaacaaacctaaccctaaccttgagaTGGTGAGGGGTTAACCTAACCCAAGATGGTgaaccataaacctaacctttaaacctaaccctaacctctaaccccctaaccctcccctaacccctcaACCCTAACCTGTAGCCCTAACCATAGATGGTGAGGGTctagcctcaaccctaaacccctaacccctaaccccatgAGATGGTGAGGGATCgtactaacccctaaccccacgAGATGGTGAGGGTCATACTAGCTGTATGACC
The sequence above is drawn from the Oncorhynchus tshawytscha isolate Ot180627B unplaced genomic scaffold, Otsh_v2.0 Un_contig_1231_pilon_pilon, whole genome shotgun sequence genome and encodes:
- the LOC112241018 gene encoding contactin-1a-like, whose amino-acid sequence is MELPNEHYSLVGGNLIINNPEEKKHAGTYVCVAKNVYGTVISKEAKVKFGYLEEFPDEERDPVTVKEGQGAVLLCAPPKRWPTEVTFRWIYNEFPVFLHPDKRRFVSQSTGNLYISKVEASDAGNYSCYVFNPQIGKGVYSKFIPLISTEETPEKRYKADLVVKFPDTTAMLNYNVTLECFALGNPAPHIVWRKIGATDLPASAQVSMSGALLHLYNVQYEDSAGYECEAINQKWQDWHQAWLYVEAAPEWAVTINNTQKDVGSEHTMSCVANGKPGPYIRWLKDGYSYGKGELKFSSLTFEDSGMYQCIAENYWGIIYASAELRVIACAPTFELNPVKKYLLGANNGRVVIECKPRAAPRPRFTWTKGKEVLFNNSRISIMFDGSLEILNATRNDEGVYTCLAENDRGKANSTGTLTITEATQITVAPEDTQVMVGEEVHLQCQASFDPSLDITFIWSLDFRVIDFYLEWKHYERIMDREDSGELKIMNVQLRHEGRYTCTAQTVVDNVTASADLKIKGLPAPPGGVRVEEIRDTSVKLVWNRGADHGSPILGYTIQTRDFYALTEVDWRDASTSPTALDRMSVMADVVDLYPWMEYEFRVYATNEFGDGEASIPSMKIKTWDAVPVVAPTNVGGYGGKDGELIITWTPVQPQYFYGKKFGYVVAFKPHDDVDWWYETISDPETRRYVHRDASFRVKSNDFQVREFQVKVKTFNSKGDGPYSLSTTIYYPRDVPSESPTDVYSRPVSSHEALVWWIPVMDTGTGLQQYIDGYQVKYWRKYDDTEPGANRIFVPASMNQTRLENMLPDSHYLIEVRAYNGAGVGPPSEHCEMFTKRAPPSVAPQMWRYISYSGKWLYVWWHHISYDWFGNESFPLYYKVMFRKTGYITGPIYMTGWHFIDFPMPQVGDYELEVRGRYEGGDGPIRKIRLQGKASFLRPTLSLAAMLLLALCIVGLGI